One Chitinophagaceae bacterium C216 genomic window carries:
- the iolG_11 gene encoding Inositol 2-dehydrogenase/D-chiro-inositol 3-dehydrogenase yields the protein MKIFQSRRQFIKTSAFMGIGVSLGTSVFGKSSVFSVIPQAGKRVGIIGLDTSHSIAFTKSLNAEQPKPEFRGYRVVAAYPQGSKDIQSSVSRVPEYTETVKKYGVEIVNSISELLSKVDVVLLESNDGRVHLEQAIQVFKAKKPVFIDKPIAASYRDAKKIFELAAQYNVPVFSSSSLRYLSGVQEILNTGKIGRVLGADTYSPAHLESTHPDLFWYGIHGVEILFALMGIGCESVVRVHAQDADIAVGRWKDGRLGTFRGFRKGKSDYGGIAFGEKGNMTLGRYGGYDPLLVKIVEFFDTRVAPFDYRQTLEICAFMEAADLSKKQNGREVKLSEITG from the coding sequence ATGAAAATTTTTCAAAGCCGGCGTCAGTTTATAAAAACATCTGCTTTCATGGGAATAGGGGTGTCATTAGGGACATCCGTCTTTGGAAAAAGCAGTGTGTTTTCTGTAATACCACAAGCGGGTAAGCGAGTTGGTATTATCGGTTTGGATACTTCTCATAGTATTGCTTTTACAAAATCTTTAAACGCCGAGCAGCCCAAACCTGAATTTAGAGGATATAGAGTAGTAGCGGCTTATCCGCAGGGCAGTAAGGATATTCAATCTTCAGTATCAAGAGTTCCGGAGTATACTGAAACCGTAAAAAAGTATGGAGTAGAAATCGTGAACTCCATATCCGAGTTGTTAAGTAAAGTAGATGTGGTTTTGCTCGAAAGTAATGACGGTCGGGTGCATCTGGAGCAGGCCATTCAGGTATTTAAAGCTAAGAAACCTGTTTTTATTGATAAGCCTATAGCGGCATCTTATCGTGATGCGAAAAAGATTTTTGAGCTCGCCGCTCAATACAACGTGCCAGTTTTTTCTAGCTCTTCTTTGCGCTATTTAAGCGGTGTTCAGGAAATTCTCAATACTGGAAAAATAGGACGAGTGTTAGGTGCTGATACTTACAGTCCGGCTCATTTGGAAAGTACGCATCCCGATTTGTTTTGGTATGGTATTCATGGTGTAGAAATTTTATTTGCTTTAATGGGAATAGGATGCGAAAGCGTTGTTCGCGTTCATGCCCAGGATGCCGATATCGCTGTAGGAAGATGGAAGGATGGGCGGTTGGGAACTTTCAGAGGTTTTCGAAAAGGAAAGAGTGATTATGGTGGTATTGCATTTGGCGAAAAGGGCAACATGACTTTAGGGCGTTATGGAGGATATGACCCGTTGCTTGTAAAAATTGTTGAGTTCTTCGATACCCGTGTGGCGCCTTTCGATTATCGGCAAACTCTAGAAATCTGCGCTTTTATGGAAGCGGCGGATTTGAGTAAAAAACAAAATGGTCGTGAAGTAAAACTTTCTGAAATTACCGGATAA
- a CDS encoding SusD-like protein P25: MEKIKTLLAILCLTLGASCSSFLDTEPEDFLSPEFFYQNESQIHTALVGVYNKLSDTRDGAPLYASAYFTFMGTEGDDGFYRKGPESALPGQFMYNPSAPHVANLWRALYEGINLANVLLEKLDDADMDDRKREIVRGETLFLRAYYYFLLVSNYGDVPLKLTSSTTPYNTDMERTPSHIVYQQITEDMERAYDLVESATEVGFGGRVNKSAVAGILARVYLYWAGEPLKDHSKYKNARDWAYKVIQSGEHALNPSFEDVFVKLAADAYDIKESIWEVEFYGNRTDRPRQAGMLGNYIGIVSDNDSIGRSNGNIWASGRLYNLYKPGDLRRDWTIAPYRFNPTESTNREYFAATQIWTRYAGKYRREKEVFFPKSVGYTPINFPLLRYSDVLLMFAEADNEVNGGPTPEAIKYFNMVRRRGFGFPFSEADLQVPNPVSDLTNDEKSDKLSFLEAIQDERSRELAFECLRKYDLIRWGIYISSMKALSNLYLTSTTPSTPSTQARNVATALGMISDRHKLLPIPTHEMMLNRKLVQNPGW, from the coding sequence ATGGAAAAGATTAAGACCTTATTAGCAATACTGTGTCTCACTCTAGGAGCTTCCTGCTCTAGCTTCTTAGACACAGAACCTGAAGATTTCCTATCACCGGAATTCTTCTACCAAAACGAAAGCCAGATTCATACGGCACTCGTTGGTGTCTACAATAAGCTATCAGACACGCGAGATGGTGCTCCACTGTATGCCTCAGCCTATTTTACATTTATGGGTACCGAAGGTGACGATGGATTCTATAGAAAAGGTCCGGAATCTGCACTACCCGGACAGTTTATGTACAATCCCAGCGCGCCACATGTTGCCAACTTATGGAGAGCATTATATGAAGGTATCAATCTAGCAAATGTATTATTGGAGAAACTGGATGACGCCGATATGGACGATAGAAAAAGAGAAATCGTAAGAGGTGAAACGCTATTTCTGAGAGCTTACTACTACTTTTTGCTAGTATCTAATTACGGTGATGTGCCGTTAAAATTAACGTCCTCCACTACACCCTATAACACCGATATGGAACGCACTCCCTCCCACATCGTATATCAGCAAATTACCGAAGATATGGAAAGAGCCTATGATCTAGTAGAAAGCGCTACCGAAGTAGGGTTTGGAGGAAGAGTCAATAAATCTGCAGTTGCAGGAATATTAGCACGTGTTTATTTGTATTGGGCCGGAGAACCTCTTAAAGACCACAGCAAATACAAAAATGCCAGAGATTGGGCTTATAAAGTAATTCAATCGGGAGAGCATGCATTAAACCCTTCATTTGAAGATGTTTTTGTAAAACTTGCTGCCGATGCTTACGATATTAAAGAATCCATCTGGGAGGTAGAATTTTATGGTAACCGTACCGACCGTCCCAGACAAGCCGGCATGTTGGGGAATTATATCGGTATTGTCTCTGATAACGATTCTATTGGTAGAAGCAATGGTAATATTTGGGCATCAGGTAGACTCTATAATTTATACAAACCCGGGGATTTACGAAGAGATTGGACCATTGCTCCGTATAGATTTAATCCTACAGAATCCACTAATAGAGAATATTTTGCGGCAACTCAAATCTGGACTAGATATGCCGGAAAATACAGAAGAGAAAAAGAAGTATTCTTCCCGAAATCAGTAGGATATACTCCTATCAACTTCCCTCTATTAAGATATTCCGATGTACTACTCATGTTTGCCGAAGCTGATAATGAGGTAAACGGGGGTCCTACACCTGAAGCCATAAAGTATTTCAATATGGTACGGAGAAGAGGTTTTGGCTTTCCCTTTTCAGAAGCAGATTTGCAAGTACCTAACCCTGTCAGCGATTTAACAAATGATGAAAAATCAGATAAATTATCATTCCTAGAAGCGATACAAGATGAACGCTCCAGAGAACTTGCATTTGAGTGCTTACGCAAGTACGATTTAATCAGATGGGGAATTTATATATCATCCATGAAAGCTTTATCTAATCTTTATCTTACTTCAACTACCCCCTCAACTCCATCTACTCAGGCGAGAAATGTTGCTACAGCGTTAGGCATGATTAGCGATCGTCATAAATTACTTCCTATACCTACACATGAAATGATGTTAAACCGAAAACTGGTTCAAAATCCAGGATGGTAA
- a CDS encoding TonB-dependent receptor P3 has product MKILNTLQQGLTRYCIKNAVGKQQFIHLKICMGIIIALGTTGKAHAMLSPSYPLIASHLALQQNILVKGIVIDQEGNPLAGVSVTIKGTATGVVTDNNGRFSIQVKDKETILVFSAVGYLSQELKVDNNTNIQITLIKESSSLDEVVVIGYGTVKRGDLTGAVGEVNVNDLTKAPVASFDQALAGRVAGVQVSAAEDGQPGQGMNIVIRGANSLTQSTAPLYVIDGFPMESPQTAGINPEDIESITILKDASATAIYGSRAANGVVVIETKKGKSGAPTLALSASVGPQQITKKMPMLSAYEFVKYEIERYGQDAVSSYTPGDLPTDHPNYDPQGKTLESYKNIKGIDWQDQLFKKGVTQIYNLSLRGGNRDTKYSISGSVYDQDGIVINTGFKRYQSRISLDQTISKKFKVGINVNYSYQLAYGQILGRTSATSNTTISGYLLYSVWGYRPVTGREGLPDYNDDLIDDIIDSEAEAEAGDFRINPIISARETLRRRKTHNLLANAYATYELAKNLVLKVTGGMNGVMTRNDEFYNSKTIKGAPVSLRPNNINGVNGSIRNSQRYEWLNENTLTYTKRFNKSHRLEVMGGMTLQSVRTTSDGFSAIQVPNEELGINGLSQGTPLETYTGASENRLQSLFTRLNYSFKSRYLLTATMRADGSSKFARPNRWGYFPSAAFAWRMKDEKFLKNVEAITAAKLRISYGVTGNNRVSDFAYLPAAEWDDLGSYSFNNVRYYGLGIARLSNPNLKWESTAQFDVGYDLNLFKDRISFVFDWYRKTTYDLLLNAELPYSTGFSNSYKNIGKVRNEGLEFTLNTVNIQTKDFTWQSNFNISFNKNKIMALSDNQENLTSRITSFVSRIAQEPIYIAEVGKPAAMFYGLIWDGVYQYSDFNEVAPGVYVLKPEVPTNGDTRESIKPGDIKYKDLNGDGVVDANDKTIIGRGLPIHIGGFSNNFSYKGFDLNVFFQWSYGNHLMNANRLIFEGNITNIHHVNQFASWADRWTPDNPSNTIHRAGGGGPQVISSRTIEDGSYLRLKTVSLSYTLPTSLLRRMKIKGLSLSVAAQNLYTWTKYSGLDPEVSVHNSVLTPGFDFSAYPHPRTLVFGLKANF; this is encoded by the coding sequence ATGAAGATCCTTAACACACTCCAACAAGGCCTTACCCGCTATTGCATCAAAAATGCTGTCGGGAAACAGCAATTCATCCATCTAAAAATCTGCATGGGTATTATTATAGCATTGGGCACTACTGGCAAAGCTCACGCAATGCTCTCTCCTTCTTATCCTCTTATCGCTTCCCATTTGGCTTTACAACAAAATATATTAGTAAAGGGGATAGTTATTGATCAAGAAGGTAATCCATTAGCCGGAGTTTCAGTTACGATAAAAGGAACCGCCACCGGAGTTGTTACAGATAACAATGGAAGATTCTCAATTCAGGTTAAAGACAAAGAGACGATTTTAGTATTTAGTGCAGTAGGCTATCTGTCTCAGGAACTCAAAGTTGACAATAATACCAATATTCAGATTACACTTATTAAAGAAAGCTCATCCCTAGATGAGGTAGTCGTCATCGGCTATGGAACTGTAAAAAGAGGTGATCTAACAGGAGCTGTAGGAGAAGTAAACGTAAATGATCTTACTAAAGCTCCCGTAGCATCTTTTGATCAAGCCTTAGCGGGAAGAGTTGCAGGGGTTCAGGTATCCGCAGCAGAAGACGGCCAACCCGGTCAGGGAATGAACATCGTAATCAGAGGGGCTAACTCTTTAACACAAAGTACGGCTCCATTATATGTTATTGACGGTTTTCCGATGGAAAGTCCGCAAACGGCCGGCATCAATCCAGAAGACATTGAATCTATCACGATTTTAAAAGATGCCTCTGCAACCGCCATCTATGGATCACGCGCCGCAAATGGAGTTGTGGTTATTGAAACCAAAAAGGGCAAATCAGGAGCCCCCACCCTTGCGCTATCTGCTTCGGTGGGCCCACAACAAATAACCAAAAAAATGCCCATGTTGAGTGCGTACGAGTTCGTTAAATATGAGATTGAACGATATGGGCAGGATGCTGTAAGTTCTTATACCCCCGGAGACCTGCCTACCGATCACCCCAATTACGATCCTCAAGGAAAAACATTAGAATCTTACAAAAACATCAAAGGTATCGATTGGCAAGACCAATTATTTAAGAAAGGTGTTACACAGATTTATAACTTATCACTTAGAGGTGGTAACAGAGATACCAAATACTCTATTTCCGGTTCTGTGTATGACCAAGACGGTATTGTCATTAATACCGGCTTTAAACGCTATCAATCAAGGATCTCGCTTGATCAAACTATAAGCAAAAAATTCAAAGTAGGTATAAATGTAAACTATAGCTATCAACTAGCTTATGGACAGATACTGGGTAGAACCAGTGCCACATCTAATACTACTATAAGCGGCTATTTACTGTATTCCGTTTGGGGATATAGACCCGTTACAGGAAGAGAAGGACTTCCTGATTATAACGATGATTTAATTGACGATATCATAGATTCAGAAGCCGAGGCTGAGGCCGGAGATTTTCGTATCAATCCTATCATCTCAGCAAGAGAAACACTGCGCAGGAGAAAAACCCACAACCTACTTGCTAATGCGTATGCAACATATGAACTAGCCAAAAACTTAGTACTGAAGGTTACGGGAGGTATGAACGGAGTTATGACACGTAATGATGAATTCTATAACAGTAAAACAATAAAGGGAGCTCCCGTTAGCTTACGCCCTAATAACATCAATGGAGTGAATGGTTCTATCAGAAACTCTCAACGATACGAATGGCTTAATGAAAATACATTAACTTATACCAAAAGATTCAACAAATCTCACCGACTGGAAGTAATGGGAGGTATGACACTTCAAAGTGTTCGTACCACATCTGACGGATTCTCTGCCATACAAGTTCCTAACGAAGAGCTAGGAATTAATGGGCTATCACAAGGTACACCTTTGGAAACCTACACAGGAGCAAGTGAAAACAGGTTACAATCTTTATTTACCAGACTTAATTATAGTTTCAAATCAAGATACCTGCTAACCGCTACCATGAGGGCTGACGGGTCATCTAAGTTCGCTCGTCCGAACCGATGGGGATATTTTCCTTCTGCAGCATTTGCATGGCGCATGAAGGATGAAAAATTCTTAAAAAATGTTGAAGCTATTACTGCAGCCAAGCTGAGAATCAGCTATGGGGTAACCGGTAATAACCGCGTGAGCGATTTTGCATACTTACCTGCCGCCGAATGGGATGACTTAGGAAGCTACTCTTTCAACAATGTTCGGTATTATGGATTAGGGATAGCAAGACTCAGCAACCCCAACCTCAAATGGGAAAGTACTGCGCAGTTCGACGTTGGGTATGACCTTAACCTATTTAAAGATCGCATCAGCTTCGTATTCGATTGGTATAGAAAAACCACTTACGACCTCTTGCTAAATGCCGAGTTGCCTTATAGTACAGGATTTAGCAATTCGTACAAAAACATAGGAAAAGTGCGCAATGAAGGTCTGGAGTTTACTTTAAATACTGTAAATATTCAGACTAAAGACTTTACCTGGCAGAGCAACTTCAATATAAGCTTCAACAAGAACAAAATCATGGCACTCTCCGATAATCAAGAAAATCTTACTTCAAGAATCACCTCCTTCGTAAGCCGCATCGCACAGGAACCTATTTACATTGCAGAAGTAGGCAAACCTGCAGCCATGTTCTATGGGCTTATCTGGGACGGGGTGTATCAATATAGCGATTTTAACGAAGTTGCTCCTGGCGTATATGTATTAAAACCAGAAGTGCCTACTAACGGAGACACAAGGGAATCTATAAAGCCCGGAGATATCAAGTATAAAGACCTTAATGGAGACGGAGTAGTAGATGCTAACGATAAAACTATCATTGGTCGAGGTCTCCCTATCCACATAGGAGGATTTAGCAATAACTTTAGCTACAAAGGTTTTGACTTAAATGTTTTCTTCCAGTGGTCGTATGGAAACCACTTAATGAATGCCAATCGTCTTATTTTCGAAGGAAACATTACCAACATTCACCACGTTAACCAGTTTGCAAGCTGGGCCGATCGATGGACACCCGACAACCCGAGCAACACGATTCACAGAGCAGGGGGTGGAGGACCACAAGTAATTTCATCTAGAACCATTGAAGACGGTTCATATCTAAGACTGAAAACAGTGTCTCTGTCATATACACTTCCTACTTCACTGTTAAGAAGAATGAAGATCAAAGGTCTAAGCTTAAGTGTAGCAGCTCAAAATCTGTATACATGGACCAAATATTCGGGATTGGATCCTGAAGTATCTGTACACAATTCGGTACTTACTCCAGGATTTGATTTCTCGGCATATCCTCATCCAAGAACACTTGTATTTGGCCTTAAAGCAAACTTTTAA
- the yidK gene encoding putative symporter YidK, whose amino-acid sequence MQTIDYISIVGFIVLLVSVGVYGYTRVGSSSDFFTAGGKLPWWLTGVSHHVSGYSGAVFVAYASIAYTHGFVVYVWWAMTIAIGMLFTVFFIAPRWARLREKFGVQSPTEYLATRYGIPAQQLIAWTGVIIKIFDVAAKWAAIGILLNAFTGLSITAGIALSGCVTLIYVVLGGVWADVVNDFLSFIIQLASGIIMMVLVLRELGDGVGGFFTLWDRLPAENSQIFREPYTFWFVLAILSINTLTYSGGLWSLAMRFISSPTGKEAKKAALLSSALYLIWPLILFFPMFASPIFFPNLENTEKAYSVMALKFLPPGLLGLMFVSLFSTTLTMTAGDSNTIASVITRDILPTINKRVRNFDRKKLLMLARLTTFTFVLFTVILAFYAESFGGVIGLILSWFAALTGPISIPMILGLLPWFKHSNGTAVWLSIALGLLTFIIMKFCSNVPLALEISGPIITSFIVYAGCGLLTKKRVSEKVDHLLDGLNKD is encoded by the coding sequence ATGCAAACCATTGATTATATCAGCATCGTAGGTTTTATTGTCCTCCTTGTTTCTGTAGGAGTTTACGGATATACACGGGTAGGGTCTTCTTCTGATTTTTTTACGGCAGGAGGAAAGCTTCCCTGGTGGTTAACGGGAGTTTCGCATCATGTGTCGGGATATAGCGGAGCTGTTTTTGTTGCTTATGCTTCTATTGCTTACACACATGGTTTTGTGGTGTACGTATGGTGGGCCATGACTATTGCAATAGGAATGTTGTTTACTGTGTTTTTCATTGCTCCGCGATGGGCGCGCTTAAGAGAAAAATTTGGAGTGCAGTCTCCCACTGAATATCTGGCTACCCGTTATGGTATACCCGCACAACAATTAATTGCCTGGACGGGAGTTATTATTAAGATATTTGATGTAGCTGCCAAATGGGCGGCCATAGGCATTTTGTTGAATGCATTTACCGGATTGAGTATAACTGCAGGCATTGCATTATCTGGATGTGTAACGCTGATTTATGTTGTGCTAGGCGGTGTTTGGGCGGATGTAGTGAATGATTTTCTATCTTTTATTATTCAGTTGGCATCGGGCATCATCATGATGGTATTAGTGTTGAGAGAATTAGGAGACGGTGTCGGTGGCTTTTTTACATTATGGGATCGCTTGCCTGCCGAGAATTCGCAGATTTTTAGAGAGCCTTATACCTTCTGGTTTGTATTGGCAATACTTTCCATCAACACATTAACGTACAGTGGGGGACTTTGGAGTTTGGCCATGCGCTTTATTTCTTCTCCTACAGGGAAGGAGGCTAAAAAAGCGGCATTGTTGTCATCGGCATTATACCTCATTTGGCCTTTAATATTATTCTTCCCGATGTTTGCATCGCCTATTTTTTTCCCAAATCTGGAGAATACCGAAAAAGCTTACTCCGTGATGGCACTTAAGTTCTTGCCACCAGGCCTTTTAGGGTTGATGTTTGTCTCGCTTTTTTCCACAACATTGACCATGACGGCAGGCGACTCTAATACGATTGCTTCTGTTATTACTAGAGATATTTTACCTACGATTAATAAACGTGTTAGAAATTTTGACCGCAAGAAGCTTTTGATGTTGGCTCGGCTTACCACTTTTACTTTTGTATTATTTACGGTAATTCTTGCATTTTACGCTGAGTCATTCGGTGGAGTAATCGGATTAATACTAAGCTGGTTTGCCGCTCTTACAGGCCCAATCAGTATTCCGATGATTCTTGGATTATTGCCTTGGTTTAAACATAGTAACGGAACGGCAGTGTGGCTCTCTATTGCTTTAGGATTGCTTACATTTATTATAATGAAGTTTTGTTCGAACGTGCCATTGGCGCTGGAAATTTCTGGTCCTATCATTACATCTTTTATTGTGTATGCAGGATGCGGATTGCTTACTAAAAAGCGCGTTTCGGAGAAGGTGGATCATCTGCTTGACGGCCTCAATAAAGATTAA
- the nedA_1 gene encoding Sialidase — MIRKLINRINIYVLLMVLSFFYSKTVSASATLEVVSDSVVVFAPEDGKYASMRIPAIVVTQKGSLLAFGVGRINSGSDWADMDLLLRRSEDGGKTWGPIQVVAPRAGGKPTDNPVPIVGKDGIIHLLYQRDYAYAYYIRSEDDGLTWSVPMNITATFLSFKKEYNWKVLAPGPGHGIQLKNGRLLVPVWLADSDKLLPHRSHRPSRIATIYSDDNGKTWKAGALIPDVPGFKNPSETMAVELADGTVMLSIRNESDKRRRGVAFSKTGIAGWSHPEYVEDLFEPICMGAILKAHYRGKDILLFSNPDSKHIEKHPRQNLTIKVSYDMGKTWPVQKVLQEGSAGYSDIVVKDNILYCLFETKAGKGLALVLKKISLEELLK, encoded by the coding sequence ATGATTAGAAAATTGATAAATCGAATTAATATTTATGTTCTGTTGATGGTACTGAGTTTTTTCTATTCAAAAACTGTATCTGCATCAGCTACTTTGGAAGTGGTTTCGGATAGTGTTGTAGTATTTGCACCTGAGGATGGTAAATATGCATCAATGCGAATCCCCGCGATTGTAGTAACGCAGAAAGGTAGCCTACTCGCCTTTGGTGTGGGAAGAATCAATAGTGGTAGTGATTGGGCTGACATGGATTTATTATTGCGAAGAAGTGAGGATGGAGGAAAAACTTGGGGCCCCATTCAGGTGGTTGCACCACGTGCCGGAGGAAAGCCTACAGATAATCCGGTTCCTATTGTAGGTAAAGACGGAATAATTCACTTATTATATCAGCGGGATTATGCGTATGCTTACTACATTAGATCGGAGGATGACGGTCTTACATGGTCTGTACCGATGAATATAACCGCTACATTTTTATCATTTAAAAAAGAATATAACTGGAAGGTACTAGCACCAGGCCCCGGACATGGTATTCAGCTAAAGAATGGAAGATTGCTAGTGCCGGTATGGCTTGCGGATTCGGATAAACTATTGCCTCATCGTAGTCATCGTCCTTCTCGTATTGCTACAATTTATAGTGATGATAATGGTAAGACTTGGAAGGCAGGGGCTTTAATTCCCGATGTGCCGGGTTTTAAAAATCCTAGCGAGACGATGGCTGTAGAGCTTGCTGATGGTACAGTGATGTTAAGTATCAGAAATGAATCTGATAAAAGGAGACGTGGAGTTGCTTTTAGTAAGACTGGTATTGCCGGATGGTCTCACCCTGAATATGTAGAAGATCTTTTTGAGCCTATTTGTATGGGGGCTATACTAAAAGCACATTACAGGGGGAAGGATATCCTGTTATTCTCGAATCCGGACAGTAAACATATCGAAAAACACCCTCGACAAAATCTTACTATCAAGGTAAGTTATGATATGGGGAAGACTTGGCCGGTCCAAAAAGTGTTACAGGAAGGTTCGGCAGGCTATTCCGATATCGTGGTAAAGGACAATATCCTTTATTGTCTCTTTGAAACAAAAGCTGGTAAAGGCTTGGCGCTGGTATTAAAAAAGATTTCGTTAGAGGAACTGTTGAAATAG
- the iolG_10 gene encoding Inositol 2-dehydrogenase/D-chiro-inositol 3-dehydrogenase has product MKTSRREFIKKLSLSTAAVSIGGVLPGFSAKSYRNIVGANERFHIAVMGVNSRGQVLANNFAMQPNAVVTYICDVDRRAIDKCFATVTERQSETPKKEKDFRKALEDKQVDALVIAAPDHWHAPATVMALKAGKHVYVEKPCSHNPREGELLIEAVKKYKHVVQIGNQRRSWPNVVEAIKALHNGVIGRVYFARTWYTNNRPSIGIGKQIAVPDWLDYELWQGPAPRRPYKDNILHYNWHWFWHWGTGEALNNGTHFVDLARWGLQADYPTKVTSVGGRYRYKDDWETPDTQTIGIEFGNGCSITWEGRSCNGAPSEGAAVGVIFYGEQGSLQIGSGNTYKIYDLKGKLIKEAKNDIKVDARSLSNPSQNLDAIHIQNFFSAIKDNTPLNSDIVEGHKSTLLVQLGNIAQRTTGALDIDASTGRILRNEKAMKLWSREYERGWELKI; this is encoded by the coding sequence ATGAAAACATCTCGTAGGGAATTTATTAAAAAGCTTTCGTTAAGTACTGCGGCAGTTTCAATAGGTGGCGTACTGCCCGGTTTTAGTGCCAAAAGTTATCGCAATATAGTAGGTGCTAATGAGCGCTTTCATATTGCAGTAATGGGCGTAAATTCGCGCGGACAAGTATTGGCCAATAATTTTGCTATGCAACCCAATGCGGTGGTAACCTATATCTGCGATGTAGACCGTAGGGCTATTGATAAATGTTTTGCTACCGTAACAGAAAGACAATCGGAGACACCCAAGAAAGAGAAAGATTTTAGAAAAGCTTTAGAAGATAAGCAGGTAGATGCTTTAGTTATCGCAGCTCCCGATCACTGGCATGCTCCTGCTACCGTCATGGCATTAAAAGCAGGAAAACATGTTTATGTAGAAAAACCCTGCAGTCATAATCCTCGCGAAGGAGAGCTATTGATAGAGGCTGTTAAGAAATATAAACATGTAGTACAAATTGGTAATCAGAGAAGGTCTTGGCCTAATGTAGTAGAAGCTATTAAAGCTTTGCATAATGGGGTAATTGGTAGGGTGTATTTTGCAAGAACTTGGTACACCAATAACCGTCCCTCCATTGGTATAGGTAAGCAAATTGCTGTACCAGACTGGCTCGATTATGAGCTCTGGCAGGGGCCGGCCCCGAGACGTCCTTACAAGGATAATATTCTTCATTATAACTGGCACTGGTTTTGGCATTGGGGTACCGGCGAAGCATTGAACAATGGTACCCATTTTGTGGATCTGGCTCGATGGGGTTTGCAAGCTGATTATCCTACAAAGGTTACTTCTGTAGGTGGTAGATATCGTTATAAAGATGATTGGGAAACACCTGATACGCAAACTATTGGAATAGAATTCGGAAATGGTTGTTCCATTACTTGGGAAGGAAGAAGCTGCAATGGTGCGCCTAGCGAAGGTGCTGCTGTAGGAGTGATCTTTTACGGAGAACAGGGGTCTTTGCAAATAGGAAGTGGAAATACTTATAAGATATATGACTTGAAAGGGAAGTTGATTAAAGAGGCAAAAAATGACATTAAGGTAGATGCGAGAAGCCTAAGCAACCCTTCTCAGAACTTGGATGCTATTCATATCCAAAACTTTTTTAGTGCAATTAAAGATAATACACCATTAAACTCTGATATTGTTGAAGGACACAAAAGTACTTTGTTGGTACAGCTGGGAAATATTGCACAAAGAACAACAGGAGCTTTGGATATAGATGCTTCAACAGGAAGAATTTTAAGAAATGAAAAGGCTATGAAGCTGTGGTCCCGCGAATATGAAAGAGGTTGGGAGCTTAAAATCTGA